One stretch of Patescibacteria group bacterium DNA includes these proteins:
- a CDS encoding type Z 30S ribosomal protein S14, translating into MARKAQIVKSNKKPKFSTRKVNRCWRCGRNSGYMRKFELCRICFRELAKDGEIVGIKKSSW; encoded by the coding sequence ATGGCAAGAAAAGCTCAAATAGTAAAATCAAATAAAAAACCAAAATTTTCCACTAGAAAAGTTAATCGTTGTTGGCGTTGCGGGAGAAATAGCGGATATATGAGAAAATTTGAACTATGTAGAATATGTTTTAGGGAATTGGCAAAAGACGGAGAAATTGTTGGAATTAAAAAATCAAGCTGGTAA
- the rplB gene encoding 50S ribosomal protein L2, whose product MGIKKYKPITPGRRKSSVQDFSDITKKDPEKSLVIIKKRKGGRNNQGKITVRHRGGGAKRYIRIIDFKQNRFDDPATVSAIEYDPNRGARIALIKYEDGEKKYIIAPIGMKVGNKIVSSKKAETEIKSGNRTLLKNIPSGLSVYNIELVPGKGGQIARGAGTVVKLMAVEGKYAQLKMPSGEIRLVLKDCMATIGQASNPDYRLIRWGKAGRIRHKGIRPTVRGKAMNPVDHPHGGGEGNQPIGLKHPKTPWGKPALGVRTRNKKKSSNRLIIKRRKIKRK is encoded by the coding sequence ATGGGTATTAAAAAATACAAACCAATAACTCCGGGAAGGCGCAAATCATCAGTGCAGGATTTTTCTGATATTACAAAAAAAGATCCGGAAAAGTCTTTGGTTATTATTAAAAAAAGAAAAGGTGGCAGAAATAATCAAGGGAAAATAACTGTTCGCCATCGCGGAGGCGGAGCAAAAAGATATATTAGAATTATAGATTTTAAACAGAATAGATTTGACGATCCAGCAACTGTGAGCGCTATTGAATATGATCCAAATAGAGGCGCTAGAATCGCTTTAATAAAATATGAAGATGGCGAGAAAAAGTATATAATCGCTCCAATAGGAATGAAAGTTGGCAATAAAATTGTTTCTTCCAAAAAAGCAGAAACTGAAATAAAATCAGGAAATAGAACATTGTTGAAAAATATTCCTTCTGGATTAAGCGTTTATAACATAGAACTTGTCCCTGGAAAAGGCGGACAAATTGCTAGGGGCGCTGGAACTGTTGTTAAATTAATGGCTGTTGAGGGAAAATATGCCCAGCTTAAAATGCCGTCAGGAGAAATAAGACTGGTTCTAAAAGATTGTATGGCAACAATTGGGCAAGCAAGCAATCCAGATTATCGTTTAATAAGATGGGGAAAAGCTGGCAGAATTAGGCATAAAGGGATTAGGCCGACTGTAAGAGGAAAAGCAATGAATCCAGTCGACCATCCGCATGGAGGCGGGGAAGGAAATCAGCCAATCGGATTAAAGCATCCAAAGACTCCATGGGGGAAGCCAGCATTGGGCGTTAGAACAAGAAATAAGAAAAAAAGTTCAAATAGATTAATTATTAAAAGAAGAAAAATAAAAAGAAAATAA
- the secY gene encoding preprotein translocase subunit SecY, with protein MFKKLIKKLIQIWKIKDLRNNILFVLAMLVVFRIAANIPMTGVNVAALKDYFSNNQFLGLVNIFTGGGMSNFSVVMLGIGPYITSSIIFQLLTMIVPRLEEMNKEESGRKKINQYTRIATVPLAMLQAYGMITLLSRTSSTQIIPELDIWKYITMIITITGGTMFLVWLGELISEKKIGNGISIIIFAGIVASIPTTIGQTIAATFNFDTHTFEFSQMGSLLSFGVIAIFTTAVIVYISEAQRNVPVSYAKRVRGMKMYGGMDTHLPLKVNQAGMIPIIFAISIIMFPPMIAQFFARSSHQWLLWMSNFILDLFANQLFYGILYFSLVVAFTYFYTSIIFHPKQIAENLQKQGAFIPGIRPGSMTEEYLGNTVHKIVFTGALFLGGVAVVPLLMQIVVEAPWLTISGASLLIVVGVVLESMKQIDSQLTMRDYEGF; from the coding sequence ATGTTTAAAAAATTAATAAAAAAATTAATCCAGATTTGGAAAATTAAAGATTTAAGAAACAATATTTTATTTGTTTTGGCAATGCTGGTTGTTTTTAGAATTGCCGCTAATATTCCAATGACAGGAGTTAATGTCGCTGCTTTAAAAGATTATTTTTCTAATAATCAATTTTTAGGCCTTGTAAATATTTTTACTGGTGGAGGAATGAGTAATTTTTCTGTTGTAATGCTTGGAATAGGACCTTATATTACTTCATCTATTATTTTTCAGTTATTAACAATGATTGTTCCGCGCTTAGAAGAGATGAACAAAGAAGAAAGCGGAAGGAAAAAAATAAACCAATATACCAGAATAGCTACTGTTCCATTAGCAATGTTGCAGGCGTATGGAATGATTACGCTTTTAAGCAGGACTTCAAGCACACAGATTATTCCTGAGTTGGATATATGGAAATATATCACAATGATTATTACCATTACTGGCGGAACAATGTTTTTGGTTTGGTTGGGCGAACTTATATCTGAAAAAAAGATTGGGAATGGAATTTCAATTATAATTTTCGCGGGAATAGTAGCGAGTATTCCAACAACAATTGGGCAGACAATAGCCGCAACATTTAATTTTGATACGCATACTTTTGAATTTTCACAAATGGGAAGCTTATTAAGTTTCGGAGTGATTGCCATATTTACGACAGCTGTTATTGTTTATATTTCTGAAGCTCAAAGGAATGTGCCTGTTTCTTACGCTAAAAGAGTTCGCGGGATGAAAATGTACGGCGGAATGGATACCCATCTTCCTTTAAAAGTTAATCAAGCTGGAATGATTCCAATAATATTCGCGATTTCCATTATTATGTTTCCGCCAATGATAGCGCAATTTTTCGCGCGTTCCAGCCACCAATGGCTTTTATGGATGTCTAATTTTATTTTAGATTTATTCGCAAACCAGCTTTTTTATGGAATACTTTATTTTTCATTAGTTGTGGCATTTACTTATTTTTATACTTCTATTATATTTCATCCAAAACAAATAGCTGAAAATTTGCAAAAGCAAGGAGCTTTTATTCCTGGAATTCGTCCGGGAAGTATGACAGAAGAATATCTGGGCAATACTGTCCATAAAATAGTTTTCACTGGAGCTTTGTTCTTAGGTGGGGTTGCTGTTGTGCCTCTGCTTATGCAAATTGTTGTTGAAGCGCCCTGGCTTACTATCAGCGGCGCGAGTTTATTGATTGTTGTTGGCGTGGTTTTAGAATCAATGAAACAGATTGATTCGCAATTGACAATGAGAGACTACGAAGGGTTTTAA
- the rpmC gene encoding 50S ribosomal protein L29, whose translation MDIKEIKKMPKKELKRKLNEKRDKLREFRFNVESRHLKNVRAIRESKKDIAKILTILNQNDKLSK comes from the coding sequence ATGGACATAAAAGAAATAAAAAAAATGCCAAAAAAAGAATTAAAAAGAAAGTTAAATGAAAAACGCGATAAACTTCGCGAATTTAGATTTAATGTTGAGAGCAGGCATCTTAAAAATGTAAGAGCTATAAGGGAATCAAAAAAAGATATAGCAAAAATATTGACTATTTTAAATCAAAATGATAAATTATCTAAATAA
- the rplP gene encoding 50S ribosomal protein L16, whose translation MLAPKKTKYRKSQKGRRRERDIATSGTDVSFGAYGLKAQTSHWVDSRQIESARRAITHFLKRKGKMWIRIFPDKPVTAKGAEMPMGKGKGAVDRYVAMVRSGMILFEIAGVSEEEAKRAMKLAEYKLPVKCKFVNK comes from the coding sequence ATGTTAGCACCAAAAAAGACAAAATATAGAAAGTCGCAAAAAGGAAGAAGAAGAGAGCGAGATATCGCAACATCCGGAACAGATGTTTCTTTTGGGGCTTATGGCTTAAAAGCTCAGACTTCTCATTGGGTGGATTCCAGGCAGATTGAATCAGCAAGAAGAGCAATAACCCATTTTTTAAAAAGAAAAGGGAAAATGTGGATAAGAATTTTTCCAGATAAGCCAGTAACGGCAAAAGGAGCTGAAATGCCCATGGGAAAAGGAAAAGGAGCTGTTGACCGTTATGTTGCTATGGTTAGAAGCGGAATGATTTTGTTTGAAATTGCTGGAGTTTCAGAAGAAGAAGCGAAAAGAGCAATGAAATTAGCGGAATATAAATTGCCAGTTAAATGTAAATTTGTTAACAAATAA
- the rplE gene encoding 50S ribosomal protein L5, with amino-acid sequence MNLKDKYNKKIISELKKKFNYKNDLECPRIVKATVNVGLGSGLKDTKYIELAKKNLMAITGQMPLKNKAKKSISGFKIREGMIVGMSVTIRGNRMYDFVSRLVDVALPRVRDFRGISPKSVDKNGNLTIGIKEYIIFPEIEMEGVERLHGLEISISTTAKTYEQGLKLFKLLGFPFKKKN; translated from the coding sequence ATGAATTTAAAAGATAAATATAATAAAAAAATAATTTCAGAATTAAAAAAGAAGTTCAATTATAAAAATGATTTGGAATGTCCAAGGATAGTAAAAGCGACTGTTAATGTTGGCTTAGGCTCTGGATTAAAAGACACAAAATATATTGAATTAGCAAAAAAGAATTTAATGGCGATTACTGGGCAGATGCCTTTAAAAAATAAGGCAAAAAAATCAATTTCTGGATTTAAAATCAGAGAAGGGATGATAGTCGGGATGTCAGTTACTATTCGCGGTAATAGAATGTATGATTTTGTAAGCAGATTAGTGGATGTCGCGTTACCTCGTGTTAGGGATTTTCGCGGGATTTCTCCAAAGAGTGTCGATAAAAATGGCAATTTGACAATAGGAATTAAAGAATATATTATTTTTCCAGAGATTGAGATGGAAGGCGTTGAAAGACTGCATGGTTTGGAAATATCAATTTCCACGACAGCTAAAACTTACGAACAAGGATTGAAATTGTTTAAATTGTTAGGTTTTCCTTTTAAAAAGAAAAATTAA
- the rplF gene encoding 50S ribosomal protein L6, giving the protein MSRIGKQPIKILEGVEIKISNDNIVSAKNQKGELKVQIHSDVKVEKKDDEIIVSIQDLENNKQKALWGLSRTLIFNMIEGLTKCFEKKLEVNGVGYRVALAGNKLVLNVGYSHPAEFEVPEGINITVKGNLITINGIDKQLVGEVSARIRKIRKPEPYKGKGIKYIDETIRRKAGKAAKTTA; this is encoded by the coding sequence ATGTCTAGAATAGGAAAACAACCAATTAAAATATTAGAAGGCGTTGAAATAAAAATTAGCAACGATAATATTGTTAGCGCCAAAAATCAAAAAGGTGAGTTAAAAGTTCAAATTCATTCTGATGTTAAAGTTGAAAAAAAAGATGATGAAATTATTGTTAGTATTCAAGATTTGGAAAACAACAAGCAAAAAGCTTTATGGGGACTTTCAAGAACTCTTATTTTTAATATGATTGAGGGATTAACAAAATGTTTTGAGAAAAAATTAGAAGTTAATGGAGTTGGTTATCGCGTTGCATTGGCTGGCAACAAGTTGGTTTTAAATGTTGGTTATTCTCATCCAGCTGAATTTGAAGTGCCAGAAGGAATAAATATCACAGTTAAAGGAAATCTAATAACAATTAACGGGATTGACAAGCAACTAGTCGGAGAGGTGTCAGCTAGAATTAGAAAAATAAGAAAACCAGAACCTTATAAAGGAAAAGGCATCAAATATATTGATGAAACAATTAGGAGAAAAGCTGGTAAAGCGGCTAAAACAACGGCTTAA
- the rpsH gene encoding 30S ribosomal protein S8, with translation MTDPISDMLTRIRNSLAVKKTKVIIPMSKIKLEIAKILENGKWIEKFSKVDNNIVITLKYENGEPAISCLKRISKPGCRIYSKYKDLPIVLDGLGFSIISTPKGLMTNKESHRQKMGGEVVCEIY, from the coding sequence ATGACAGATCCAATATCAGATATGTTAACAAGGATAAGGAATTCTTTAGCAGTTAAAAAAACTAAAGTTATTATTCCAATGTCCAAAATAAAATTAGAGATAGCAAAAATTTTAGAAAATGGCAAATGGATTGAGAAATTTTCTAAAGTTGATAACAATATAGTTATAACTCTTAAATATGAAAATGGAGAGCCAGCTATTAGTTGTTTGAAACGAATTAGCAAACCAGGCTGTAGGATTTATTCTAAGTATAAAGATTTACCGATAGTCTTGGATGGTTTAGGATTTTCTATTATTTCTACGCCTAAAGGATTGATGACAAATAAAGAATCTCACAGACAAAAGATGGGCGGAGAAGTAGTTTGTGAAATATATTAA
- the rplR gene encoding 50S ribosomal protein L18, protein MKNLNKIKQQARKRRHKRIRSIIKGTKELPRFSVFRSNKCVFLQLIDDTKNITLVSVNENEIKSKKEDKTQKAFKAGELFAVKALKLKIKKVLFDRGGYKYHGRVKAVAEGAKKGGLKF, encoded by the coding sequence ATGAAAAATTTAAATAAAATTAAACAACAAGCAAGAAAAAGAAGGCATAAAAGAATTCGTTCTATAATAAAAGGGACAAAAGAGCTTCCGCGTTTTTCTGTTTTTAGAAGCAACAAATGTGTTTTTTTGCAATTAATAGATGATACAAAAAATATAACTTTAGTAAGTGTTAATGAAAATGAGATCAAGAGCAAAAAAGAAGACAAAACGCAAAAAGCTTTTAAAGCAGGCGAGTTATTTGCCGTAAAAGCGCTTAAATTAAAAATTAAAAAAGTTTTGTTTGACAGAGGCGGTTATAAATATCATGGCAGAGTTAAGGCTGTTGCTGAAGGAGCTAAAAAAGGAGGATTAAAATTTTAA
- the rplO gene encoding 50S ribosomal protein L15 — protein sequence MSLSLHNLKPNKKSVKKKKRVGRGNSSGTGTYSGRGIKGQRSRSGGKNKLKRLGMRQVIFATPKKKGFKSGRPKNQIVNFIDINKHFKDGSEISPKALLKVRLIDTIKVPVKILGKGKLEIKNLKFVGVKMSASVKEKIKGESKKVKKI from the coding sequence ATGAGCTTAAGTTTGCATAATTTAAAACCAAATAAAAAATCAGTAAAAAAGAAAAAGCGAGTTGGTCGTGGAAATTCTTCTGGAACAGGAACTTATAGCGGGAGAGGCATAAAAGGGCAGAGATCTCGTTCTGGTGGAAAAAATAAATTAAAAAGACTTGGTATGAGGCAGGTTATTTTTGCTACTCCTAAAAAGAAAGGATTTAAAAGCGGGCGACCTAAAAATCAAATAGTTAATTTTATTGATATTAACAAGCATTTTAAAGATGGCAGTGAAATTAGCCCTAAAGCATTGTTAAAAGTAAGATTAATTGATACAATAAAAGTGCCTGTTAAAATTTTAGGAAAAGGAAAGTTAGAAATTAAAAATTTAAAATTTGTTGGCGTAAAAATGAGTGCAAGCGTAAAAGAAAAAATAAAAGGTGAAAGTAAAAAAGTTAAGAAAATATAA
- the rpsS gene encoding 30S ribosomal protein S19, producing MSRSLKKGPYINERLLKKIKDLKQGDKTIIKTWDRSCVITPDMIGFTIGIHNGKTHIPVFISENMVGHKLGEFSATRKFVSHGGKMAKTQAKGAK from the coding sequence ATGTCTAGGAGTTTAAAAAAAGGCCCGTATATTAATGAAAGATTGTTGAAGAAAATAAAAGATTTAAAGCAGGGCGACAAAACAATAATAAAAACATGGGATAGGTCTTGCGTTATTACGCCGGATATGATAGGGTTTACTATTGGAATTCATAATGGAAAGACTCATATTCCTGTATTTATTAGTGAGAATATGGTCGGGCATAAGCTTGGAGAATTTTCAGCCACAAGAAAATTTGTTTCTCATGGCGGAAAAATGGCTAAAACTCAAGCAAAAGGAGCAAAATAA
- the rpsQ gene encoding 30S ribosomal protein S17 — protein sequence MADNKTIKRIFNGVVMSDKMEKTIVVKVDRTKIHPKYKKRYVVSKRYKVHDAKNRFKEGDKVAFVECRPLSKDKRWRVIYK from the coding sequence ATGGCAGATAATAAGACAATTAAAAGAATTTTTAACGGCGTTGTAATGTCAGACAAAATGGAAAAAACAATAGTTGTAAAAGTTGACAGAACAAAAATTCATCCAAAATATAAGAAAAGATATGTAGTAAGTAAGAGATATAAAGTTCATGACGCTAAAAACAGGTTTAAAGAGGGGGATAAAGTAGCGTTTGTTGAATGCCGTCCGTTAAGTAAAGATAAAAGATGGAGAGTAATTTATAAATAA
- the rpsC gene encoding 30S ribosomal protein S3, whose amino-acid sequence MGQKVNPKSFRLHSIYSWDSSWFSEKNFSKFLREDVLIKEYIKKKLKDMGVAKISIKRSGNSFELDIYSSKPGMIIGRGGAGIENLRKEIIKKFFKNSQGKNRTVIDLNIKEVKNPNLSAELVAQSIVVDLEKRILFRRAMKQAIERVKKAGVKGVKVRLSGRLNGVEIARTEHLSHGNLPLHTLRADIDYALRIASTTYGAIGVKVWIYKGEIFKSKN is encoded by the coding sequence ATGGGACAAAAAGTTAATCCAAAATCATTTAGACTGCATAGTATTTATAGCTGGGATTCAAGCTGGTTTTCTGAAAAGAATTTTAGCAAATTTTTGCGTGAAGATGTTTTGATTAAAGAATATATTAAAAAGAAATTGAAAGATATGGGGGTAGCTAAAATCAGCATTAAAAGATCAGGTAATTCTTTTGAGTTGGACATTTATTCATCAAAGCCAGGAATGATTATCGGGCGTGGCGGAGCTGGCATTGAAAATTTACGTAAAGAAATAATCAAAAAATTTTTTAAAAATAGCCAAGGCAAAAATAGAACAGTTATAGATTTAAATATAAAAGAGGTAAAAAATCCTAATCTTTCAGCTGAATTAGTGGCTCAGTCAATAGTTGTTGATTTAGAAAAAAGAATACTTTTTAGAAGAGCGATGAAACAAGCGATTGAAAGAGTAAAAAAAGCAGGAGTTAAAGGAGTAAAAGTAAGATTGTCTGGACGGCTTAACGGAGTTGAAATCGCGAGAACAGAACATCTGTCTCATGGTAATCTGCCATTACATACTTTACGCGCTGATATTGATTATGCCCTTAGAATAGCTAGCACTACTTATGGAGCAATTGGAGTTAAAGTATGGATTTATAAAGGAGAAATTTTTAAAAGTAAAAATTAA
- the rplW gene encoding 50S ribosomal protein L23 yields MSFLDKIKKTIKKEDKKDVKKESANWRKKKTEKKKDVKKTEQKKIVPLRQPAYGGKEVKVKEAKKKKTDGIAYRILVKPLITEKVTDLAVFNQYAFAVSINANKIDIKKAIQEVYGVMPIAVNVINMRGKKVRSGKVSGRTKRWKKAIITLKKGEKIEVYKGV; encoded by the coding sequence ATGAGTTTTTTAGATAAAATTAAAAAAACAATAAAAAAAGAAGATAAAAAAGATGTTAAAAAAGAATCCGCCAACTGGCGGAAAAAAAAGACAGAAAAAAAGAAAGACGTGAAAAAAACAGAACAGAAAAAAATTGTTCCGCTTCGCCAGCCAGCGTATGGCGGAAAAGAAGTGAAAGTAAAAGAAGCAAAAAAGAAAAAAACAGATGGGATCGCTTATAGAATTTTAGTAAAACCATTGATTACTGAAAAAGTTACTGATTTAGCTGTTTTTAACCAATACGCTTTTGCCGTGTCAATTAACGCGAATAAAATAGATATAAAAAAAGCAATTCAAGAAGTGTATGGTGTAATGCCAATCGCAGTGAATGTTATAAATATGAGAGGGAAAAAAGTAAGATCAGGGAAAGTTTCAGGCAGGACAAAAAGATGGAAAAAAGCGATTATAACTTTAAAAAAGGGAGAAAAAATAGAAGTTTACAAAGGCGTTTAG
- the rpsE gene encoding 30S ribosomal protein S5, translated as MIKRRKTNFKKEEQEFEQKIVDLARVTRVMAGGKRLRFRATVVVGDKKSRIGVGVGKGVDVSLAISKAVVVAKKKMINTPIFDNTIPCEVKEKYGAAIIFLKPAKQGTGIIAGGAVRTVLELSGLQNVVGKIYGSKNKINNVRATINALKRIEKMVAKKQALFDKKTSKSEDLKKDNKIAKDIVKPISDKK; from the coding sequence ATGATTAAAAGAAGAAAAACAAATTTTAAAAAAGAAGAACAAGAATTTGAGCAGAAAATTGTTGATTTGGCAAGAGTGACAAGAGTTATGGCAGGCGGAAAACGTTTAAGATTTAGAGCGACTGTTGTTGTTGGCGATAAAAAATCAAGAATAGGAGTTGGTGTTGGAAAAGGCGTTGACGTTAGTTTGGCAATTTCCAAAGCTGTTGTTGTGGCAAAGAAAAAAATGATCAACACTCCAATTTTTGACAATACTATTCCTTGCGAAGTAAAAGAAAAATATGGGGCCGCGATAATTTTTTTAAAACCGGCTAAACAGGGGACAGGTATTATCGCTGGCGGAGCCGTTAGAACAGTATTGGAATTAAGCGGATTGCAAAATGTTGTTGGCAAGATTTATGGTTCAAAAAATAAGATTAACAATGTTCGCGCGACGATTAACGCTTTAAAAAGAATTGAAAAAATGGTCGCGAAAAAACAAGCGTTATTTGATAAAAAAACCAGTAAATCAGAAGATCTAAAAAAAGATAATAAAATAGCAAAAGATATTGTTAAGCCAATATCAGATAAAAAATAA
- the rplX gene encoding 50S ribosomal protein L24, with amino-acid sequence MKIKKGDKVKVIAGKDRGKSGKVLKVAEKLKKVSVEGLNLRIKHMRPKKQGEKGQRIQFPAPMDISNIMLICPKCSKLTRTKYKKLEDKSKVRICKKCKEII; translated from the coding sequence ATGAAAATTAAAAAAGGAGACAAAGTAAAAGTAATAGCAGGAAAAGATCGCGGAAAAAGCGGGAAAGTTTTAAAAGTGGCTGAAAAATTAAAAAAAGTTTCTGTTGAAGGATTAAATTTAAGAATTAAGCATATGCGTCCAAAAAAGCAGGGCGAGAAAGGGCAAAGAATTCAGTTTCCAGCTCCTATGGATATTTCAAATATAATGTTGATTTGTCCAAAATGTTCAAAACTAACAAGAACAAAATATAAAAAATTAGAAGATAAAAGCAAGGTAAGAATTTGCAAAAAATGCAAAGAAATAATTTAA
- the rplN gene encoding 50S ribosomal protein L14, which yields MVQHRSMLKVADNSGAKRVQCIGLFGGTGIRYGRIGSIIKIAVKEAQPHSGVKKGEVLDAVVVRTRKETRRKDGTYVRFDENAVVVIDKKNKEPKGTRIFGPVARELRDLGFTKIISLAPEVL from the coding sequence ATGGTTCAACATAGATCAATGTTAAAAGTTGCTGATAATTCTGGAGCGAAAAGAGTCCAGTGTATTGGTTTGTTTGGCGGGACAGGAATTAGGTACGGAAGAATCGGAAGTATTATAAAAATTGCTGTTAAAGAAGCTCAACCGCATAGCGGAGTTAAAAAGGGCGAAGTTTTAGACGCGGTTGTTGTGCGGACAAGAAAAGAAACAAGAAGAAAAGACGGCACTTATGTTCGTTTTGATGAAAATGCTGTTGTTGTCATTGATAAAAAGAATAAAGAGCCAAAAGGAACTCGTATTTTCGGGCCTGTTGCAAGAGAATTAAGGGATTTGGGATTTACTAAAATCATTTCTTTAGCTCCGGAAGTTTTATAA
- the rplV gene encoding 50S ribosomal protein L22 — MEMKARAKHIKMSPKKIRLVVDVIRKMDVNNASAQLKFINKLATKPVEKLLNSAVANAKHNFGLEKDNLYIKEIRVDEGAVLKRWRPRAFGRAGAIRKRSSHISLILDEKEETKKKEIKKAKISAPETVKESPKNEIKKESTLRHPPAGGADGGKKDGIETKKPTEEEIAKEIFDEREKGKHRHKEHQDKLRKKSKHGIVKRMFRRKAG, encoded by the coding sequence ATGGAAATGAAAGCAAGAGCAAAACACATAAAAATGAGCCCGAAGAAAATTCGGTTAGTTGTTGATGTTATTAGAAAAATGGATGTTAATAACGCTTCAGCACAATTGAAGTTTATAAATAAATTAGCAACAAAACCAGTTGAGAAATTATTAAATTCAGCTGTTGCTAACGCGAAACATAATTTTGGATTAGAAAAAGATAATTTATATATAAAAGAAATAAGAGTTGATGAAGGTGCGGTTTTAAAAAGATGGCGTCCAAGAGCGTTTGGAAGAGCAGGGGCAATTAGAAAGAGAAGTTCTCATATATCCTTGATTTTAGACGAGAAGGAAGAAACAAAGAAAAAAGAGATTAAAAAAGCAAAAATATCAGCTCCTGAAACAGTAAAAGAATCTCCAAAAAATGAAATTAAAAAAGAAAGTACTCTTCGCCATCCGCCGGCTGGCGGAGCTGATGGTGGGAAAAAAGATGGAATAGAAACAAAAAAGCCAACTGAGGAAGAAATTGCAAAAGAAATTTTTGATGAGCGAGAAAAAGGAAAACATCGTCATAAAGAACATCAAGATAAATTAAGAAAAAAAAGCAAGCATGGGATTGTTAAGAGAATGTTTAGAAGAAAAGCGGGATAA